One genomic segment of bacterium includes these proteins:
- a CDS encoding pyridoxal-phosphate dependent enzyme, which yields MTSEFFIPAAPGHIPGADGYFGAFGGKFIPEALAAAVDEVAVEYERAKADPAFVAEFEELLVHYAGRPSPLTEVPRFAERAGGARVFLKREDLNHTGSHKINNVLGQALLTRRMGKPRVIAETGAGQHGVATATACALFGLECTIYMGEIDTRRQALNVARMRMLGAQVIPVTSGSRTLKDAINETFRDWVAS from the coding sequence ATGACCAGCGAATTCTTCATCCCGGCCGCGCCGGGGCATATCCCCGGTGCCGACGGGTATTTCGGCGCGTTCGGCGGCAAGTTCATCCCGGAGGCGCTGGCCGCCGCCGTGGACGAGGTCGCCGTCGAGTACGAGAGGGCCAAGGCGGATCCCGCGTTCGTCGCGGAGTTCGAGGAGCTGCTCGTCCACTACGCCGGACGGCCGAGCCCGCTCACCGAGGTACCCCGATTCGCGGAGCGCGCCGGCGGCGCGCGGGTGTTCCTCAAACGCGAGGACCTGAACCACACCGGCTCGCACAAGATCAACAACGTGCTCGGACAAGCCCTGCTGACCAGGCGGATGGGCAAGCCGCGCGTCATCGCGGAGACCGGCGCCGGCCAGCACGGGGTGGCGACCGCGACAGCGTGCGCGCTGTTCGGCCTGGAGTGCACCATCTATATGGGCGAGATCGACACTCGCCGCCAGGCGCTCAACGTGGCGCGGATGAGGATGCTCGGCGCCCAGGTGATTCCGGTCACCTCCGGCTCCCGCACCCTCAAGGACGCCATCAACGAGACGTTCCGTGACTGGGTTGCCAGC